AGAGAAGACTAGGTGGTAGCCTGCGGATGGGTAGGAGTAGTATTGTACCGGGTGCTTGGAGTTGTAATGTTTGAGGGCATGGAGGGCGAGACCGAGACGGCAAATGTGCAAGTCGTCGAACTCTCTGCCGTCAAAGGAAacaattaataataataataataataataataataataattaaacaaaacaaaacagGGATTCAACATAATCATAATGGATGGAACAAATGTCTTGTCTTGAAAATAAGAAGAAACAAGAAGGTATTAAAGTTTTCATGAGATTTGGGTCGCGTACATACGTACTCTGGTGTGCAAGGGTGACGCGCATCAAGAGGGGGGACATCAAATGGAGGTAAAGCCCTTGGGAAGTTGGGATCATACGCTGCGCCATCCAATCGAGCAGCATCTGCCAAGGGGAAGAGAACCATGCTCCCATAGAGTCGGTGGATGGATCCTCCTGCTGTACGTGCTGCCTTCGTCTTGTCTGCGTCGTCGGTCGCGGTCTGATAGATCGATAGCTAGCCCACCGATGGgatcttgagagagagagagagagagagaagccaatACGAACACGGAATCGATCGGGGATCCTAATCGGAGGCGGATCTAGACGGGGCGCCACAGAAATCGTGATTGATTGGTTTTGATATGGGCGCTACTCTGCGCCGGTCGACCGGCCGGGTCGCTCCGCCGGTCCCATCCTTAAGCGTTGGGTCCAGCTCATTACGTTTGGTCATGCAAAACTGAAACCGCTGAAATCGAATGCAAAACTGAGTCCCCCGTTGTCCGCCTGTATGGAACCGGCA
This region of Triticum aestivum cultivar Chinese Spring chromosome 2D, IWGSC CS RefSeq v2.1, whole genome shotgun sequence genomic DNA includes:
- the LOC123050752 gene encoding uncharacterized protein: MGAWFSSPWQMLLDWMAQRMIPTSQGLYLHLMSPLLMRVTLAHQKSSTTCTFAVSVSPSMPSNITTPSTRMPSSGLLTSPRLPALVSRKISSTTSTSPPTARKTATSRGSLLSYASSSIHADLSSNHAPS